The Panthera tigris isolate Pti1 chromosome E3, P.tigris_Pti1_mat1.1, whole genome shotgun sequence genome segment ATGGGAGCTTCTTTCTCCATGGAGATGGGGTGCATCACTCTGCTGGTAGGTGGATGTGTTCAGCCGGAAGCTCCCTGGATCCTGTACCtgagggatttttatggaggcttcatcatggTGGCATGATCAGTGAACTCAATCTCCTGCTCTTCTCTCCCTGGAGAATGGAGGGGTGgagctgaaagttccaagcttctaatcaggGCTTGGTCTTTGTGGTGACCATTCCTCATTTGAGGCTGTCTGGGGGACCCTCAGTCGTCTCATCAGCGTAACAAAGACACGCATCCCTCTGGAGATTCCAAGGATGTTAGAAGCTCTTGTGTCAGGAACTGAGGTcgaagaccaaatattagaacaaaagatgctcctcgCCCCCTCAGCACTTGGGAAATCGCAAGAATTTTAGGAGCTGTGTGAATTTTAGGAGCTAAGACCAAGCATGTTTCTTATTATACCACAGTGgttggaatgtttatttttattgctgccATAGGTTATGTGTATGAGAAActtgagccccccccccaaaaaaaaaaaaaaatgaaaaaagaaacttgagCCCAGAAGTGAGCAGAATTACGGGTTATGATGTTTCTGGTCCAGCTCATTGAGAGCATTGTGGCCTCTTTAATAGCTCCAACCAGCCACAGATTCTGAGGATCTTTTCTACCGAAAAAGTCTAAGTCTTGTTTAGTGTTAGGAATCCTCAGACTTACAGATACCTTTATGCCATCTTAGAACGGAATGTTCTTAGTTAAAGGCAGATTATTATTTTGATGAGCTCGGTGGGACATGAAAAATGTACGAGTGtacacttatttttttgaatgagtgGCGGGGAGGTGGGTTGTACAAAAGCACGTGTTCTGTAGGCTCCGGAACATTGGTAGCTGGGGATTATTGTCTTGAGCTCATTGAATAGAAAAGCAGGTTATAACCACCTTTAAGTAGTAATATTGTTCCTAATTAAAGCAAATCTGAATCTTGctgattttaagatatttttgaatTCCTTTTTAGGTgactgaacttttatttttattattatttatttataattttttttaatgtttatttttgagacagagagagacagagcatgagtgggggaggggtagagagagagagggagacacaggatccgaagcaggctccaggctctgagccgtcagcacagagcctgatgtggggcttgaactcacaaaccgtgagatcatgacctgagccgaagtcggacgcttaaccgactgagccacccaggcaccctcacttCCCCAGGTGActgaacttttaaataaaatatatttaaaatgtttttgatgttattcCATTAGTTAATAATCTAATGAAATTACCCATATAGAAAGAATATTCtctatggggtgtgtgtgtgtgtgtgtgtgtgtgtgtgtgtgtttatgaaaaaataaaagccaagcaCTTCTGTAGAAACTTCTTTTTCTGAGGAGCCTGGTATTGTGACTTCAGACTTGACTTTCCCCCTGGTATTTGGTCTTGATGCACATGTGCTCTTTGTGGGTTAGAGAGGGTCCATAATTGAGAACAACTTTTGTTCTAATAACGTTTTCACTTTGCCTCTGTTTGGACCTCATTGCCTGTCAGCAAAAGGAGATGTGATGTGTTTGAATGTCAGAAGGCTAGTAAATTTAcgtttttttcttgcctttttaaaaacagcttagTACTTTACCAACCATCCAGGCACGGTAAACAAGCAGGTGCTCAGTATCTAATAAGCAAATGTAGATGTGTTCCTGATTGATGAGTGACGTTAGAGGCTCAATATCCAAATTGTAATGTGTATAAAGATAACGTTTTTCttacagaggttttttttttttttaatagaggctATTATTACTCTTTAGTCTCCTTAAAATTGTCATCTTATTGATGGCCTTTCTAATAATAGTTTTCCATGTTCTTTGTAGTGCTTTGTCAGACCTTTATCAAAATGGGACTGCTGTCTTCTTTTACCTGTAGTGATGAGTTTAGCTCACTGAGACTACATCACAACAGAGCTATTACCCATTTGATGAGGTCCGCCAAAGAGAGAGTTCGTCAGGTAAGCGCTGAAATACACTTCATATatgacaaaaacattttaatttcaagagAACTGTATTGTAAAGCATTATGAAGTCCTGATTATAATACGGGTTTATGAAAACGTTAACCTtaatttatccaacaaatatttattgagtgactactaTGTGTTAGGCTGGGATTCGGGCAGCAAACCAAATAGACAAAAAcacctgccctcatggagcttatgttcttttttttcttttgagattatGTTCTGATGAGGGGCAGTCAGCAACAgcaacataaaaatgtataaaaataaatagggtgTTACATGGTGGTAACTGTTAAGGAGAAACAAAGCAGTGAAAGGGCTTAGAAAATGTGAGTTATATATAGAGTGGCCAGTTACTTAGGTGAGGAGCCCAAGTTGAGTATGAGCCGTGCACCTGTCTGGGGGAAGAGTGTCCAGGCAGAGAAACAGTGATTCCCGAGGTGGCAGTGTGCTTGGCTCACTGGCAGCCATGTGGCTGGAGTATAGGCAAGGGGAGAGTATGGAAGAGGTAGGGAAGGAGGGCAGCAAGATGGACAGATGGGGTAGGATCTTGAGACCGTTTTAACATCTTTGGTTTTTACTCCGAGTAAAATGGGAAGCATTACAGGATTTTGAGccaaggagtgacatgatctgactttcGTTTTAATGgacgcccccctgcccccagctgccgTGTTGAGAATAAATGGAAGGAGGcaagggtagaagcagggagacaGGTGGTCATACAGGGACAGGAAGGGATGGTGGCTTGGAATGGGTGGTAGCAGTGGAGATGTGAGAAGTGGTCTGTTTCTGCATGTATTTTGAAGGCAAAGCTAGAGTCATTTGCTGATAGAACTCCTTGGTCAGTTCTCAACTTTGGCAGTGGATGGCAAGAATATAGCTTTTTAAGTAGTGATCTTTTGGTTAAGAGAGAAGTGTTTTCAACCGTAAACCCCTCGGTGATATTGAAAACGCcagagtgtttttctttcttggaatgtCGTTTGAGCATTTGAGACTGTTAATGTGACATGAATCTCACATGAATTTTGTGAGATTCCTCATTCCATGaacttttcaaaatgcttttaaaagcaaTTGTCTAATTTTAGGATCCTCGTGAGGATAATTCTCATATCCAGAAGATCAGGTATGTGTTAAATACTTCTGTGATTGTGCAAAGAGTAagctctccaaaataaattaagacCTTATCCTGAATTAATCAGAAATTAGtttggagattaaaaataatgtagttCGGgtaatttatgaaaattaaaatctttgttcTGAGAAAATAGTTACTGCTCCAAGATTTGTATTACTTCTCATTCCCACTCCCTCTTTTGTCCCCCCTCCACTCCTTTTTCTGTGTGGATTCCATAAGCCCCACCTTTATTGAGGTCACTGACACCCGGTCTCTGTCAGCAGAACAACATTGAATTTTGGTTGTATGTAGGAAATGCTAGTTTAAAATCTGTAATTGGTCtcattaagaaatttaaataggTTTGTTACTGAGCTCAGCTAATCAACTGCTGCTTGTTAGTTATCCTTAGGATTCCTGCTTTAAAACATTGATAATTTCTAATTGGAATGCTAATTACTGGTAACATACTTGATTACTTGATTAATGATCCctttcctgtctttattttttccccactcgCTGTCTGTATTACATGTTGATTtgcttagcaaatattttcttcctagaGAATGAAAAGTGTCATTTTGGCTCATCTTTTCAAATCATCATAATTTAGTGATAAGTAAGGTTTGGTAGGTTAATAATACAATGAACGTGAAATATCCTAGATGCTTGAATCTCTCGTGTTTTGATATTGATCGgttgtttgtattttgcttttagaTCAAGGGAAGTAGCCTTCGAAGCACAGACTTCACGTTACCTAAATGAATTTGAAGAGCTTGCTGTCTTAGGAAAAGGTGGATACGGAAGAGTGTACAAGGTTGTTTCCCACATCCTTGTTTTGACCTCCTACTCTGAATAAGTGCATTTTGAGAAGTTGTTCTCGTGATTATTATTTAAAGCGCTCAAAGGAAATTCCTGGAAGTCATGTAGGCTTACTCTTCGTTGAGATCTGTCATTTATGGGGAAGTCAGCAGGCTTTAACCTTTTCCTAACCATACTGGTGGTTTAGGCAGATTCCAGAAACtatattaattttcttgaaaACGTATCACTGAAGAAAGTTGTGGTATTGTATTTTGGGCcttacatagtttttttttgctaacattcccatttttcagacCTAGAGTCTCTAGGAGGTGGAGTCTCACTATAGTTTGGAAGCTTCTAGTCTGGCTGGCTATGGCCGACTTCCCTGAACTGTTTACTATTAAAGAGGAGGCTTGTCTTTCGCTTAATTTTATCTCTTTAGCTAGTTTGGATCCTGAGCTCAcgttaaaataaatttctctgttCAGTTGGAATTTAATGGCACAAtgtactttctctttccctctactttTTAGGTCAGGAATAAATTAGATGGTCAGtattatgcaattaaaaaaatcctgattaATGGTGCAACTAAAACAGATTGTATGAAGGTAtggttttttaagtgtatttattttgaatagttGAGTGTTTAAGTCCTTTTGAAagagttatgtgtgtgtgtgtatttggcaAATACTAGATGATATTGGGGCTTTTGAGGGGGAGGGgtttaagttatttaaattccagttaacatacagtgttacattagtacAATATAGTGGTTCCACAGtcccatacatcacctggtgctcattagGCTCtgatacttacatattttttattaaaaaaatttttttaaattaatactagGTGTTGTGGGTTGCCGAATTTACTGAGTGAGTTACAgtaaaacaaacatcaaaactaaatttttatttgacttaattttcttttaagtttattttgagagagagagagagagaaagtacgagtgagggaggggcagagagagtggggagagagagagagaatcccaagcaggctctgcactgtcagtgcagagcccagtgcagggctcgatcttaccaactgtgagaccatgacctgagcccaaactaagagtcagactctcaaccggctgagccacccaggcgtccctgacaTAATTTTTTATAGACGCTCCTGATTGACCACATTTCGGGAGCGTTGctgggaaaattaatttttaaagtaaatcattCATATACAGTATAGCTTGTTATGAAAATAGGAGTTCAGTTCAGGTTCTGGTCTTCCCCCTGACATGTTGTATGGTCCTGGGCAAATGATATAGTCCTCTAAGCCACTTCTGTCTCCTGTCCTTGACGTAGTGACTGCCGTGGTTTTATTTACCTTTAGGGACTGGATTTACTcatagtatatgtgctgccgaagcaagcactGGACTTACTGGTAGTagtaaaatgagagaatataAATGGGCTCTGTAAAGTATGAAGCACTCGGTACGTGTACGTTATTTTGTCGCTGTAACAATTCCATTTGTCTCAATAATACTACGATTATTTTAACGTAGTTTAGATTTCCTGTTCAGATGGATTTCGGTTGTTTTGCTCTGAAACAAGTGGTATTTTGGTACGAGGGACAGTTAGTCAACTGTCCGTGAAAGCCAGATCTAAGTGTGTTTCCTCTGTAGGTACTGCGGGAAGTGAAGGTCCTGGCCGGCCTTCAGCATCCTAGTATAGTGGGCTACCACACTGCTTGGATAGAACAAGTTCACGTGGCCCAAACACAAGGTAAGCAGGCACACACGATGTAGCTGAAGGGTTGGCAAACTTCGGCCCGTGGGCCAGACCTGGCCCACCCCCATTTTTGTGCATCCCCTGAGCGGAGGgtgttttcttacatttttaaatagtttaaaagcaatcaaaagaaGACTATTTTGTGAAAGTTacctgaaattcagatttcacaTCAATGAGCAAAAGTTTGCTAGGTCACCGGCTCATTCATTTGTGTATTGTCTGTGGCTCCTTTTGCACCACAACAGCAGAGCCCAGTAGTTGGGGCCGAGTCCTGGAAGACCCACAGAACCTACAGCAGTAACTCTCGGGTCTTCTGCAGGAAGTTTGCTCCCTGCTGCCCCTTTTGGGCATAGTTGAATAGCTCTGTTTCTACAGTTCCTAAAATGAGCCAGGCATTTGAATAAGCTTGTTATATTTTGCCAGAAGGTATTGACATTTTTAGACTTGTGGTCCcatttgctgttattttatttattaaaaactttttttttaatgtttatttgtttttgagggagagagcgtgcgcgcgcaagcggggggggggggggcagagagagagggagacacagtatctcaagcaggctccaggatctgagctgtcaacacggagccctacatggggcttgaactcacgagctgcgagatcatgatctgagccgaagtcagacactcaattgaccgagccacccaggtgcccctcatttggtGTTATTTTAGCTCTGCCTTTGACTATGACTTAGAAAGCTAGGCTGCTTGaagatatgtttttgtttctgtctgaCAGATAGAATTTCTATTCAGTTGCCATCTCTGGAAGTGATCTCCGACGTGGACAATGACAGGTGTGTGCACTGGTGTTTAGTTTGACAGGTTAAGGTATAACCTGCCCTGggttgtctttgtctttttcctcattttcattaCAAAATGTTAAATTGTTTCCTCCTCTCAGCCATTTCTTGTCAGTGTTTTCAGTAAATGTTGCTCCTAGAGAGATTTGATGCAATTTGCTTCAGGAGTTTACCAGTCAAGATTCTGAGGGCTCAAGGGGAGAGCTGAGttactctttatcttttttttaagttggtttttagctttactgttcttttttccttccagaaatcAGTATGTTAAAACCGATGAAAGTAACAGCTCATCCATTATCTTCGCCGAGCTCacctcagagaaagaaaagtcctTAGAAGAATCTGGCATTGAAAATCAGAATAACAGATTGGTGAATTACACCACCAATGCAGTTACAAGAGACGCCAGTGAATTTGAATCATCCAGTTTAGTCCAGGGAAATGGTTTGGCCGATTTGCCTTCCAGATCGATCGTCGAACATCAGCTGCCACTTAGGCATCATTCCGACTTAGAAGAGAATTTCACATCCACTGAGGAATCTTCGGAAAACTTAAGTTTGTTGGGGCAGACGGAGGTAGGTAACTTTCCCAGAACCTACCGAAGATTTGATGCTCACCCATAGCAATTATGTCAAGGACTGTGACTAGCTgtggcctctccctgcccccgctGACTGCTCACCTTGCCCTCCCCCGTCTCCCCTCTCGCCCTTCATCTGCTTTGGTCAGCCTCTCCCCTCCACGTCCCCCCGCCTGTGGCCCTTGTGTTGGGTCTTCCCTCCTTTGCTTAGTTAGCTCCTACCACTCCTTTTCAGGCCTTCTCTAGATCTTCTCATTTGTGGCCCCTGGAATTGGAAGCATCATTCACACTTTTTGTGTTGTGTGTTAGCATCATGCTGCACACATATGTTTATGCATAAAGGTTTTCTGTATTTTGCAACGTGACTttaggagagaggagaggagagatccCCAAGTCCGTTTTCAGGACACTCATTAGGGTCACACTTATATGTTGGTGAGACTCCTGCATACTCTCACTGGTGTTGAGAAttcgtgtttaaaaaaaaaaaaccttaaacatTAACAGAATCTACATACAGTCCCGCATGCTGGGATTACAGAGCTGTATGCCAGCTGTATGTATGCATGCACGCAGAATTAATTCTCGTTGTCCAGGACCATGTGG includes the following:
- the EIF2AK1 gene encoding eukaryotic translation initiation factor 2-alpha kinase 1 isoform X5, translating into MLGGGSGARERKAEGDGAEAVPAPPAIEFPADGSDPKYDESDVPAELQVLKGPLQQPTFPFAVANQLLLVSLLEHLSHVHEPNPLRSRQVFKLLCQTFIKMGLLSSFTCSDEFSSLRLHHNRAITHLMRSAKERVRQDPREDNSHIQKIRSREVAFEAQTSRYLNEFEELAVLGKGGYGRVYKVRNKLDGQYYAIKKILINGATKTDCMKVLREVKVLAGLQHPSIVGYHTAWIEQVHVAQTQDRISIQLPSLEVISDVDNDRNQYVKTDESNSSSIIFAELTSEKEKSLEESGIENQNNRLVNYTTNAVTRDASEFESSSLVQGNGLADLPSRSIVEHQLPLRHHSDLEENFTSTEESSENLSLLGQTEVQYHLMLHIQMQLCQLSLWDWIVERNQRGQEYVDESACPYVMASVATKIFQEVAEGVFYIHNMGIVHRDLKPRNIFLHGPDQQVKIGDFGLACTDIIQKNTDWIDRDGKRMPTHTSRVGTCLYASPEQLEGSEYDAKICIAWV